In the genome of Flavivirga spongiicola, one region contains:
- a CDS encoding Insecticidal toxin complex protein, giving the protein MRWIIFFFILIFNYTTLSAKEWKSLRVYKKETQKDTLLPSDWLKQDRTRNTLVWQEANLFNLKNNSSQEYKSISQRRDFYKWLFNELKKKKHEVVWVKMAYFISKKMHLMEVFPYSIFSKKDIKTYAKKGSETVFNNVFIELQRLYNSQSILKTEKALEWDKTILKKEQYEWIDNIYKTIDARNLKTLERIAKGKFLYGLLVPKAVRFKGELSKAVTRYNYAIEVLKPYCENRYK; this is encoded by the coding sequence ATGCGATGGATTATATTTTTCTTCATACTCATTTTTAACTATACTACTTTATCAGCTAAAGAATGGAAAAGTCTTAGGGTTTATAAAAAAGAGACTCAAAAAGATACGCTATTACCTTCCGATTGGTTAAAACAAGATAGAACTAGAAATACCTTGGTATGGCAAGAAGCTAATCTGTTTAATCTTAAAAATAATTCATCACAAGAATACAAAAGCATTTCTCAGCGACGCGATTTTTACAAATGGCTTTTTAATGAATTGAAAAAAAAGAAACATGAGGTTGTTTGGGTGAAAATGGCCTATTTTATTTCAAAAAAAATGCATCTTATGGAAGTGTTTCCTTATTCAATCTTTTCAAAAAAGGATATAAAAACCTATGCAAAGAAAGGAAGTGAAACCGTTTTTAATAATGTGTTTATTGAATTACAAAGACTTTATAATTCCCAATCAATATTAAAAACAGAAAAGGCTTTGGAATGGGATAAAACTATTTTAAAAAAGGAGCAATACGAATGGATAGACAATATCTATAAAACCATAGATGCTAGGAATTTAAAAACCTTAGAGCGTATTGCAAAAGGAAAGTTTTTATACGGGCTATTAGTACCAAAGGCTGTCAGGTTTAAAGGGGAGCTTTCAAAAGCTGTGACACGCTATAATTATGCTATTGAAGTACTTAAGCCATATTGTGAAAACAGATACAAATAA
- a CDS encoding hydroxymethylglutaryl-CoA lyase: MQNKVKIIECPRDAMQGIKDFIPTEKKVQYIQSLLRVGFDTIDFGSFVSPKAIPQMVDTAEVLSKLDLSKATSKLLAIIANTRGAEDASKYPEIDYLGYPFSISENFQMRNTHKTIAQSVETLSKILDIANTSNKEVVVYISMGFGNPYGDPWNVNIVGEWTEKLSKMGVKILSLSDTIGSSNAESINYLFSNLIPQYPNIEFGAHLHTTPSTWFEKVDAAYKAGCKRFDGAIQGFGGCPMAKDELTGNMPTEKLLSYFTSKKNNSLNALSFESAYNEASKVFNFYH, from the coding sequence ATGCAAAACAAAGTGAAGATTATTGAATGCCCACGAGATGCCATGCAGGGTATTAAAGATTTTATTCCTACAGAAAAGAAAGTACAGTATATTCAGTCGTTACTTCGTGTAGGTTTTGATACCATTGATTTTGGTAGTTTTGTATCCCCTAAGGCCATACCTCAAATGGTTGATACAGCCGAGGTATTATCAAAACTTGATTTATCTAAAGCAACCAGTAAGTTACTGGCTATTATTGCAAATACCAGAGGAGCGGAAGACGCAAGTAAGTATCCGGAAATAGATTATTTAGGTTATCCGTTTTCAATATCAGAAAACTTTCAAATGCGTAATACCCATAAAACGATAGCGCAATCTGTTGAAACACTTTCAAAAATATTAGATATTGCTAATACATCGAACAAGGAAGTCGTAGTTTATATATCTATGGGCTTTGGAAACCCTTATGGAGACCCATGGAATGTTAATATAGTAGGGGAGTGGACTGAAAAACTTTCAAAGATGGGAGTGAAAATTTTATCATTGAGCGATACTATTGGAAGTTCTAATGCAGAAAGTATAAATTATCTATTTTCAAATTTAATACCTCAGTACCCTAACATTGAATTTGGAGCACACTTGCATACAACACCGAGTACTTGGTTTGAAAAAGTTGATGCAGCCTATAAAGCTGGGTGCAAACGTTTTGATGGAGCCATTCAAGGGTTTGGTGGGTGCCCAATGGCGAAAGATGAATTGACAGGTAATATGCCTACCGAAAAACTATTATCATACTTTACTTCAAAAAAAAATAATAGTTTAAATGCGCTTAGTTTTGAGAGCGCTTATAACGAAGCTTCTAAGGTTTTTAATTTTTATCATTGA
- a CDS encoding T9SS type A sorting domain-containing protein, whose translation MKKITFLFIFAFLISLTSFGQSTANYTIVFESFWETTAGDSANGISTIPLPGNPHWSPLAIATHKTANTILMMGSPASAGIESIAETGSTSAFESEVTANSDADKFDIGSGLGSAQGTITKSIQISEDHPFVSLATMIAPSPDWFIAVNSENLRSGNGAVNNGWKATYTIDVFPYDAGTEDGSGYSGDNLDTNPLGVITSLENLAPFDGVNSNMSHRIGTVTFNYIESTLSTETINTIENIKIFPNPTKGDITISNIQNSELNSIEVYNVLGNLVKQIEIKTGIPQLSVNLTNLNKGIYLLNLKTIDGASNSKKLVIN comes from the coding sequence ATGAAAAAAATTACTTTTCTGTTTATTTTTGCGTTTCTTATTTCCTTGACCTCGTTTGGTCAAAGTACAGCAAATTATACTATAGTTTTTGAAAGTTTTTGGGAAACCACAGCTGGTGACTCAGCAAATGGTATTAGTACAATTCCTTTACCTGGCAACCCACATTGGTCTCCTTTAGCTATTGCTACGCATAAAACAGCTAATACAATTTTAATGATGGGAAGCCCTGCTTCAGCTGGAATAGAATCAATTGCGGAAACAGGTAGCACCAGCGCTTTTGAATCTGAGGTCACAGCAAATTCTGATGCTGATAAGTTTGATATTGGTAGCGGACTTGGTTCTGCTCAGGGTACAATAACCAAAAGTATTCAAATTAGCGAAGATCATCCTTTTGTAAGTTTGGCAACTATGATAGCTCCAAGCCCTGATTGGTTTATTGCTGTTAATAGTGAAAATTTAAGGTCAGGAAATGGAGCTGTTAATAATGGTTGGAAAGCAACTTATACGATAGATGTATTTCCTTATGATGCCGGAACAGAGGATGGCAGTGGATATTCTGGAGATAATCTGGACACAAACCCTTTAGGAGTTATAACAAGTTTAGAGAATCTTGCACCATTTGATGGCGTAAATAGTAATATGAGCCATAGAATAGGAACTGTCACATTCAACTATATTGAATCTACTCTTAGTACTGAAACAATTAATACAATTGAAAATATAAAAATATTTCCAAACCCAACCAAAGGCGATATCACAATTTCTAATATTCAAAATAGTGAATTAAACTCAATAGAGGTTTATAATGTACTAGGGAACTTAGTTAAACAAATAGAAATTAAAACAGGAATACCCCAATTAAGTGTTAATTTAACGAACTTAAACAAAGGTATTTATCTGTTAAATTTAAAAACTATTGATGGCGCAAGTAATTCAAAAAAGCTAGTAATCAACTAA
- the guaB gene encoding IMP dehydrogenase: MTAHQNKIVGEGLTYDDVLLVPAFSEVLPREVNIQTKFTRNITINVPVISAAMDTVTESKMAIAMAQEGGIGVLHKNMTIEAQALKVRKVKRAESGMIIDPVTLSLTANVKDAKQNMAEHGIGGIPIVDDEGVLKGIVTNRDLRFEHDNSRPIVEVMTGENLVTSSVGTSLKDAEKILQKHKIEKLLIVDDSYKLSGLITFRDITKLSQKPIANKDQYGRLRVAAAIGVTGDAVDRAEALVNAGVDAVVIDTAHGHTKGVVGVLKEIKSKFPSLEVIVGNIATGAAAKYLVDAGADAVKVGIGPGSICTTRVVAGVGFPQFSAVLEVAAALKGTGVPVIADGGIRYTGDIPKAIAAGADTVMLGSLLAGTKESPGETIIYEGRKFKSYRGMGSVEAMKQGSKDRYFQDVEDDIKKLVPEGIVGRVPYKGDLYESIHQFIGGLRAGMGYCGAKDIEALKENGKFVKITASGINESHPHDVTITKESPNYSR; encoded by the coding sequence ATGACTGCACATCAAAATAAAATAGTAGGAGAAGGATTAACCTACGATGACGTCCTTTTAGTTCCAGCTTTTTCAGAAGTTCTTCCACGTGAAGTTAATATTCAAACAAAATTTACTCGTAACATTACTATTAATGTACCTGTTATTTCGGCAGCAATGGATACAGTTACCGAGAGTAAAATGGCTATAGCCATGGCGCAAGAAGGAGGTATTGGCGTTTTGCATAAAAACATGACTATTGAAGCGCAAGCTTTAAAAGTTAGAAAAGTAAAACGTGCTGAGAGTGGTATGATTATAGATCCTGTTACTTTGTCTCTTACAGCCAATGTTAAAGATGCCAAACAGAATATGGCAGAGCATGGTATTGGAGGAATTCCCATTGTTGATGATGAAGGTGTATTAAAAGGCATTGTAACGAACCGTGATTTGCGTTTCGAGCATGACAATTCAAGACCCATTGTTGAAGTGATGACTGGTGAAAACTTGGTGACTTCTTCTGTAGGTACTTCTTTAAAAGATGCTGAAAAAATCCTTCAGAAGCATAAAATTGAAAAATTACTTATTGTTGATGATTCTTATAAATTATCTGGGTTAATTACGTTTAGAGATATCACGAAGCTTAGTCAGAAACCAATAGCTAATAAAGATCAGTATGGGCGTTTACGTGTTGCTGCTGCTATAGGTGTTACTGGTGATGCTGTTGATAGGGCTGAAGCTTTAGTAAATGCTGGTGTTGATGCTGTTGTCATTGATACAGCACATGGCCATACTAAAGGTGTGGTTGGTGTATTAAAAGAAATAAAATCTAAGTTTCCGAGTTTAGAAGTTATAGTTGGTAATATTGCGACAGGTGCAGCTGCAAAATATTTAGTTGATGCAGGAGCAGATGCCGTAAAAGTTGGTATTGGACCAGGATCAATTTGTACAACACGTGTTGTTGCAGGTGTAGGATTTCCACAATTTTCTGCGGTTTTAGAAGTTGCTGCTGCTTTAAAAGGTACCGGTGTGCCAGTAATTGCAGACGGTGGTATTCGCTATACAGGAGATATTCCAAAAGCGATCGCAGCTGGGGCAGATACGGTCATGTTAGGGTCGCTATTAGCAGGGACTAAAGAATCTCCTGGGGAAACTATTATTTACGAAGGAAGAAAATTTAAATCTTACCGTGGTATGGGGTCTGTGGAAGCCATGAAACAAGGTAGTAAAGATCGTTATTTTCAAGATGTCGAAGACGATATTAAAAAACTAGTACCAGAAGGTATCGTTGGTAGAGTGCCTTATAAAGGAGATTTATACGAAAGTATTCATCAATTTATAGGTGGTTTACGAGCTGGTATGGGATATTGTGGAGCTAAGGATATAGAGGCATTAAAAGAAAATGGGAAGTTTGTAAAAATCACGGCAAGTGGTATTAATGAAAGCCATCCTCACGATGTAACTATTACTAAAGAATCACCTAATTATTCCAGATAA
- a CDS encoding FMN-binding protein: MNFKYISLLSVLLLLMSFGLPKNIQKKVDKEIKNTFSVETFKFTGVAISSDISKNLPSKFEEDNLFKIEANNTFLGYAYLSQASSKTAQFDYLVLLDKDLIVLKSKVLIYREEYGGEIGSKRWLKQFIGKKGGDTLRYGDNIMAISGATISVRSMTNAMNNLLESLKILHSKNIL, translated from the coding sequence ATGAATTTTAAATACATTTCATTATTATCTGTATTGCTATTGTTAATGTCTTTTGGTTTGCCAAAGAATATTCAGAAAAAAGTAGATAAAGAAATTAAAAACACTTTTAGTGTCGAAACGTTCAAATTCACAGGTGTTGCTATTTCTTCAGATATATCAAAAAACTTACCTTCTAAATTTGAAGAAGACAATCTATTTAAAATAGAGGCTAATAATACCTTTTTGGGCTATGCTTACCTCTCCCAAGCCTCAAGTAAAACAGCACAATTTGATTATCTAGTATTACTTGATAAAGACTTAATTGTTTTAAAATCTAAGGTATTAATATATAGAGAAGAATATGGTGGAGAAATAGGAAGTAAACGTTGGCTAAAACAATTTATTGGAAAAAAGGGTGGTGATACGTTAAGGTACGGCGATAATATAATGGCTATTTCTGGAGCAACTATTTCAGTTCGATCTATGACAAATGCTATGAATAACTTATTAGAATCATTAAAAATACTTCATTCAAAAAACATTCTGTAA